The DNA segment accttcattgaagcagatccaagatgatttggcatctctgtattagacggggagcagatcggagacatagcagatctgaccttcatatgtttacatcgaagcaaatccaagatgacagatttggcatctctgtattagacggggagcaaatcggagatttggcatctctgtattagatggggagcagattgaagaagcaaatttggtgtctctgtattagacagggagcagattgaagataacagattgggcatctctgtattagacggggagcaaatcAAAGATAGGAGATATCGccttcctgagttgcagtgaagcagattgaagccgtcaagaggccatttaaagaaaatcaaggatcaagaactcaagactctgcgagcccgggcaaaattggtccttttatagtctttgctctattcctgttacacagcaatgagcaaagaggggcagctgtagacactcaattttgcccgggcccagaaataagtccaaaaacaaaaataataaacccaaaaagaAATGAAGTCTAAGTTCAATctagaattacaaatataatttgacccaatcggaatggcccattacttgaaaagatttaaggtccatttacaagcttgactcatatggaaatataatcttcaatgatatgcaatcttagatatgattcaatcttagatatgattgcaatcttagatatgatatgcaatcttagaagatatgattttgtaatcttagagatttaatttgtagataccttttaatcttaaccattgatgtaattgatctgtactgttggatttgaggaggttcaactataaatagaggcctctcccttcattgtaaagacactggagttttgggaaacaataaaattttttgagagctttcactcaaatttctctccctcttacgttcttattttctacggtttgttcttattttattctttgttcatctttgtttttcaacccttttttattttgatttaatccatgtttccctgatttttttatatattttaatttttttaaataattttagtatcatatcaaactctttcattttttaataattttttttagtattactcttagtaaattatttttttaaaaatttattcaaatcattattttaaaaaaatatatttcatttaattgtcatattttatccaaaagtttttctaaaacgaggcaatgtttttcgtatttaggaattcaggaaatagtgccctaacatgctgggttgcgatttcccgtttgtctaaatgcctaaagtatccttctaaatagattttgtaaatcacgagatgatttcagttacgagagtttaagaatatcgtgtcctatcatgctggatgtgatgtttgtattctttcggagctaagaaatctcgatttttcaacttaaataattttggttttaaaaaagggatcctatttttaaatcctttcaaatttttgacattaagacagaaaactattcaatttggtaccaattttgggcattgcgagggtgctaatccttcttcgtacgtaaccaactcccgaacctattttcttaattttcgtagaccaaaatgttttataaggtgatccaatcacacctaaaaaggttggtggtgacttcctttttcatttttcaaaatttgatcctcatttttcaaacatccctttaaaaaaatggtttcgacaggtaTGTTACaagatttggcttattttggttgatttggttgtgtatataatTGTGCAAATGGCTCTTGTTATGTGCCTGATTATGGATATGTGATGCTAGTTGGTATTTGGTAATTAGGGGTACTAAATGGTTGagaattgaatttggtatgtttatgagaTTAGGCTAAATGATGTATGTTTGAAAGTGATTATATTGTTGATTTGAGATTATGAGTTTTGGTATAAAATTGAATGGCACATTGTGATATTGATAtgtttggtattggttggtattaaaatggtatgaattatgcttgattGAGGTTGGTTGAATGCCTAATTATGCCATGTTTTTGTGCCAATTGGGTTGGTTTAGGTTTGTGCAAGTTTGAGTgggaaaatggcttggtaaatagcatatttttgtccacacgggtagagacatgggcgtgtgtctcagccatgtgtgacacacggtcaggttacacagtcgtgtgtcccctgatgtTGAAATAGAAATTAAGCTAGTATGCttcacacggcccagcacacgggtgtgtgacttggctgtgtggcataagtcagaataccctacaggtttgacacggcctagcacacagcctggcacatagGTATGTCTGGCCATTTTTtagagcacacaggcgtgtgtgttggccgtgtgatccaagtcagagagttacatggggcaGAACACAGGCTGGGATATGGTCATGTgattccatttcgaatgtccacacagcctatgacacgggcatgtctttggccgtgtgagacacacaaccaggctatacgggcgtgtgtcccctttagtttgaaaaattttctaagttttgtaaaaatttcctgatttaccggtttagtctcgaaccataccttaagcatgttttgggcctcataggctcgtattagggatgaTGTGAATGATATTGAATGATGATTACCTGAAGTTGAAAAATATATGAGAAGtgtatgtttaattgtgttataagtctggtaatgctccgtaaccctattctggtgttgaatacgtgtgaggggtgttacaataaccatTCAAGTTTAAATATATTGAATAGTTAGTTTATTGGTAATAGATGTGATTATCCAAATAAGCATATTGGATAGTTATGCATTTGTGAAGAGACATGAGAACTCCCATAAATAGGGGTGAACTTTCATTTGCATGGTGCAACCTATAAACATAGAAACAAAGTTCTTTTCTACTCTCCCACCATATTTTATATTCAAAGATTGTTTTATAAAGAATTACTGTAGAAGttctttataaaaattaatactcTTGCTATGCTTCACTCAATGCTCAATGGATTATTTTCATCAGTGCAAAACTAAACAATTATTGGACTTCATTATATCCTCAAGATTCATTTGCCAATAATTCTTTTGCACACTTAAGTATAGGTAGGAgtgaatagaaccttaaagataATGGCATGATTACACACTTTGAAGCCTCCAATTAATTTCTCATAAGTTTATTTTATCCCTACGCACCACCAacaacttagtattagttaaaccttAGGTAATCAATAGGCTAATATttgctttttcatttttcttttcatttaaaaaccattaaggaaaattatacaaaagaTAATAGTTTAACTATAGAATTTTATGTaatcaatctattcaaaaaattacaagcatAAATACAAAATCATTGTACTAAGGGCACAAAATCTCAACAATATATCatttgccctagtgaagtaaataAGTCATATTTTGCATTTCCATACCCTCAACATGTTTCTTAAAACTTGTAGCCATCTGAGTCTTGGTAAACAGATCTGCAAAGTTGTCATTAAATGCGACTTGACTACATCTACTATTTCGTCTGGTACCACCTCTCATATGATGTGTTACAATCATTGTGTTTTGTCCCCTAGCTATTTTCGCATCGTGCTATTGCAATACAGTGTGATAGTTTTTTTCATACTAGGCATGACTTCAAGATTTATTAAGAACTCTTGAAGCCAaactgtttctttcttttttttctcaaaagtaGCCACATACTTGGCCCTTGTAATGGAGTCAACAGTACAATTATACTTGACACTTATCCACACTATGGCTCCACAACATAGGAAAACAACACAACCCGACAACGATTTCCTGAAATCCCTGCTCATTTGGAAGTCTAGATTTGTATATATAAAGGGTGTTGGATCCCTTCCAAAATATACAATTATATAATCTCTCTTTCTTTGTACATATTTGAATATTTTGTCTAAATTGGTCAGGCATTCTCCAAAataatattcatatataaaaaaatcattcatgAATACCTTCATTCCATCATCCATCATGTTCGAGAAAATAGTAGTCATACATCTCTGAAAGGTTCCTAGCACATTGCACAATCTGAAAAGAGCATGTACCATACGACCAAGTAATTTTTTCTTGATAATCTGTATACATAGGAATTTGATGATATCCTGGATATTTATTTAGAATGCAATAAAAACCTTTACCTGCTAATCAATGTAGCATATTATCTATGAAAGCTAATGAGTAGTAATCTTTTCGAGTTgtgttatttaatttttgataatcgatgcaaattcaCCATTTAGTCACAATTTTGGTTGGGATCTTCCCATCCTTCTCGTTCGTAATTATTGTTATCCTTCCTTTCTTTGGTAGGCATTGCGTTGGACTTATCCATTCATTGTCAGATATGGGATAGACTATTCCAACATCTATCCATTTCCTTCTTTTTTTAATACCTCTTGCATTGCCGGAATCAATCTTCGATGCTTGTCAAATCTCGGTTTATACCCTTCATTAAGTagaattttatgttaatatatggAATGGCTTATACCTTTGATGTTCACAATAGTTCATCTTATTGCTTTTCTGTGGGACTTTCGAACTGATAAAAATTGTGCCTCTTGGGTTTGGTCAAGACTTGTTGAGATAACCAGTGGCAGTGTTTGCTTCTCTCCTAAGTAAGCGTACTTCAAATGACCTGGGAGAGGTTTCAGTTCTAAGGTTGGTTGTTTCTCAATTGATGGGATCATTCATGTATCTTCAAGATCAAATGGTCCCAATGTCAATATGAGCATTACATACTCATTCTACTTGCCGTGGAATCTCTGTTGTCTCTTCTACGTAGCTTTCATCATCCATTGAGCTAGTTATGGTATCCATTTCATTTGAATCTGATATGCTTGCTTCTTCTATAATTGATTCGGAGGGTCTTATCGGATCATCTCTTGGTATAAAATCACATGCAATCACTCGCATGCTTGCTGAAGTTCTCTCAACTTTTCTCCATACTTAACCATCTCCACATCTTGTCGTTCTAATGCATTCAAGTGATCACATTACTCCTTTAAGCACATTATTCGatccatgtttttttttataaccGCTCAACTATTTCCTTGAATTTTGCCAATTCCTTTTCATTCTTGATATTTCATACAGATGGTGCCTTCCCCCATATGACCTCATTccaatatataattttgagttaaGCACATTATTCGatccatgtttttttttataaccGCTCAACTATTTCCTTGAATTTTGCCAATTCCTTTTCATTCTTGATATTTCATACAGATGGTGCCTTCCCCCATATGACCTCATTccaatatataattttgagtttctCCATGGCTTTTTAAATAAAAGGGTACCAGAAACTACAGTATCAAGGTGCATTCACGCATTTTTCTTGTAATCCACCATAAAAAGTTAAGATTTGCTCATGTATGGTAAAACCGTGATGGAACACTTGTCGCAGCATCCCTTTGAATCCTTCCTGTGCCTATCAAAATGTGTAAATTCTTCTTGAACATACAAAAATTTTTGCATGGGACAAATTCATCCAAGTTTAGATAGATTCAGGAACAAATGTTTCCAACCATTTACTACCTATCAACAATAATTTTACCTCTTCTTCACTGATTCTTGAGACTTTAAAATCGTACAAATATCCCAACAGCGAATTAAATGAGAACTTGGGTTTTCATCTTAAATTGGGTTAAGGATAATATAAGCCTAATCATCTTTGGATTTATTTCGGAAGAGTCTGTTTTTATTAATGGCTTTCTAATGCTAGATTTTTTTTCTATCCCCCAAGGAAAAATATGATCCCATAAACTTTGTTCTTGTTCTCCTATTACATCCGCCTACAATTACACTAAAAATAATCTGATTAAGTTTTACTCTATTATTCTATAAATTTACCACCCCTCAATAACGAGCAAAAAGTAGataaaaataatggtaaaaaCAATATCAGCTTGAAGCTTAAAAATCGTTGCCACTTTCCATCAATACTCAGCAAGTATACAATATCATTGTCAGAGTAATAAATTACAACAAAATAATTCATTGAAAgatcaaataataagataaaaatcTCAACACAAGattaaaagagtaaaaataaattaattaaccaaataaataaattcagTTATTGATAAGTCTAAGACTTATGACTATAATGACCTTATACATGCATTAGGcactaattaaaacttaatcatCACTCTCATCAACCTTCACTATCTAAATTGGTCTATATTTTAAGTCATCCTCAACAGTTGATGTATATCTTAGTAGATTTAGATTCAATTAAATGGCTAAGGCTAAGCAAACACTTTGAATATTTAACTCTTCTCCAGGTCATTTCTTAATCTAAATCTAAATGTTACTCATATTAATTATGAAGAACGAATTTAACAATTAATCTCACTACAATATTAAACTTACCTCTATTAATTAATAGCTCATCAACCTCATATTACTTAGTTTATAGCAAAAAACCAAGAATAATAAAACTTTagattattataaaatatatatagaaaaccaatttaaatatgtaaaatattattaaaattatcaaacatcataaaaagaaacgaaaaatacaattataaaaaataataataataacaatccaTCGATCACATCACATCTAATTCATAATATATACATGGTTTAGAAGACGCATAAGGTAAGGCCATaaaccaaattctaaattttctgCAGCAAGTACACCAATAAGAAATTAACATAATTAGCTGAGTCTATCACCGACTACTGTTTTTAACCAGAATTCtcttctttttgttattttaaaaatcattaaaatcctTTTTTTATTTGAGAATTTTAATACAATCATTAAAATCTTAAATATTCTGTCAAAATTTGTCACTATGTTGATTAAACTACATAAAATATAATAGCCCTACTCAACTGACAGTTGTGTAAAGGTTGAGGATAATGCTAACCCTTGGAAGGAGAATGACACAATGGGTGGTTATTCAGATTCTAAGTGTGGTTATATGTTGGGAACAAACCATAGATAATTCAGCATGCAAAATAAACCAAATCCACAACTGAATTCCAGAAAAGACAGAATAATGGAAACAATAGTATATTCAGTTCCCTCGACTCACTGTTATATAAACCAACAATGTATAAGAGGAGAAGCTAGAAGCCTTCATACCCATTAGATTCACGCACAAACCCCTTCACTAGATGCTTAGAAAAGGAGTAAACCTGCGTTCAGGACGTTGAACGGAATTTGGCCATGCTTCAAAGAAAAAACATCATGTTTTCCAGGTTTGCATGCAGCTTAAACCAGTCATGGAATGAAGCTGCAGATGACATTGATGATGACGATGTCATTGATGAAGATGAGGATAATGTTGAAATGGGAGATTGTCTTTTAATCATTGCCTGGTAGTACAGCCGCCCCCTATATGCAACAAGGTCGGCATAGTACACAGGTGGAACCAGAGATACCGGTTTTGTGCACCGTGCAAATGTAAAGCACATGTTGTAGATAAGCTCCTGCAACTGATCAGAAGAGAACCCATGCTCATCCCACAAGACATGGTAGTGTGTAGGCTTGCTAGTACCAAGGCTTCCATAGTGACTACAAAGATAGAAGTCAAACTCGAAAGGATGCACAATTTTAGTGTCAACAACTGTGCCAGGTGAAATATTACCAGTGGGACCCCCATCCCACTTTCCCTCGGGAAAGAAACGAGTTTGGTGTCGCTTCTGAGCAACAATAAGGGTGATCGTAGGAAAATAATTGATTCTATGGAATGCACTCTTGAGATCCATTAACTCTTCATTAAGAACCATATCAAACTGACCCTCACTAACCCCATCACGGAAGAGCACAATTTTTTCTGGTTTAACATTATTTAGACGAGCATAAGATTCAACAAGCTCCAAACACATTTCACCGAACTCTAGGATCTGTTCTTTGCGATGGAACTGGGGTCGAACCCTTGCTGCATAACGATTAGCTTGAGGCCAGTTCATTGTTGCTACTACAGCAGCAATGGATGGGCTAGTCTTATTATCAGAACCAGGATGATTAACATCTGCTCCAATAAACATAACATGACCTTCACCATGGAAATGGGGAAGCCGGTCATTCAGCTCTACATTGCTGCCCCCAAGCTTAGCATTGATTTTCAGAGCAAGATTAGCAAGGTATTGGTCCTGCCCCTTGTTTGCATGGTTGGACAAGCAACACTGAGTCACCACACCAATTTTTGTCTCAGAGATCCACTTAAGACATTTGTAGCCATCATCCTTCCACGACATTACACAAAGTAGAAATTGTAAATTTCCTCTACCAAGTTCATGTACTCGACAAGTAACATTTTCAAGCAGTTGAAGAAGTGCATTCCCATCAGAAAATATTTGCATTCGAGCCGGTTCATATAAGATGGGGTTGTCCATTGTCATCCCAAGATTCCTGCACCTATTCCTCAGCTTTGGAATGAATGAGTCACAGTTCAGTTTCGATCGATCAGCCTGGGTAAAGTCTATCACAGCCCAGCACTGAATTGCTTTGCCTACCACAACAGCTTTTCTAACCAGGTTCCACTGGCATGTGTTTTTGTCAACTGTTATCTTCAACAATTTGCCAGTAGTTGGAGCAGCCAACTTCAAAACTGGAGGTCCAATCACACGTCCTTCCACTGGTGTCATCCTAGTATCAACTTCGATACcaaaattttgaataatgttTCCACTGCCAGATAAAAATATATTAGTATATTATTATACTAGATCATGTAACACATATTATGTGAGTAAAAGAATAGATAATATACATGATTAatctttttaagaaaaaaatatcttCGAAGATAATGATAATTTATAAAAGTAGAGTGTTTTTAGGAGGGTGTTAGTTTTTCAAGAGTGGGAGTGGGAAGTCTGTTTTGAAAGAGTGGAtgcttttatttataaaaatataatataaaaacatttaaatagcATAATTATGCTATTATTTGAGTGAATTTCTTTAAAGAGGagtttttggtaaaattaaatgACTACTTAACACGTGACACTGACTTAGTCAAGGATTTTAGATATggcataaatataaatatttatataattacacAAGATTTCAAGAAAATTCAACAATGCAAAAACAAATTCATATTACAGGTTACCTTTTCAGTGAGTGACTATTAAGGTATTAGCATAGGATGATGCATGAAACTTTCTTACGTCAATAACACGTGTTCACTGTCAGTGAATTGGAAAGTGTTTTGGATCATATAGAACACCCATAAAAGCGATCAAAACTCTAATCATTCATGCCAAGAATGCAACCTATTTACGAGCATAACCAAAACTTACTGACCAAGGCACTTATGCAAGACGGAAATTTCAACAGTAGCCCACTAATAGTATTCACCATCATGGCATGAAGTTCAGAACTGAATACACGGCTATCTAAATTGACTTCACAGTGTATTAGACAATTACATCAACACAATGATATATAATTGTCTCAACTTATATACAGGATGAAGACCAAAAACCTTTTtagaaaggaaagagagtaaaTGTGCCCCCTGCTCTAAAGTTCAAGAATTTTCAATGTGCCAAGCAGGCAGAAAATTAATGTTGAAAGACTAATAATTgcaataaaaaggggaaaaatgcTTTGTCGGAAACAAAGCAACAAAACAGACAAGTCATGAAAGCATGCATAGAAATAAAAGGCTCAGTTGTTTTGTATACATACCCACATGGTCCATCCTTGGATTGAACCATACCACAGATCTTGCTTTGTCTTTCATGTGGCTTTGCCAGGGATATGTTCTTCAACATAAAAGCTGCTTCTCGATCCAAATCATCCTTTGGATAAATCTGACCCTCAGCTAAGACACAATACTCCATTGGGACATAGTTCATCCGCTTGTTCCTGCTCAAATCTAGGCAAGGAATATCCAAAAAtctaatattattgtcatattTCTCCCTGAAATAATCAACGAGTCTAACTTGCACTTGCGGATCATTCGCATCTGGAAATGAAACATCGCGAGTGTCATCTCGCGTCAACCCAACTATAACATACTTCTGTTTGGTACGTCGATGGGTTACATTAACCTTGAGGTTTTTCAAGGCGTGATCAACAAGTCGTCTAAACCTCCGAAAACTATTCACATTAAAACCAGGAATGTGCTCAGCTAGAAAATCTAAAACTGGCATTTTCTTGCGAAATGCTAAAACTGAATAATCCAAGCAAAGTGCTAGACCCTGGTACGTGGGCTTGAGACTATATTGGATTCCTCTAGATGCTGTGATGCCATATCCAAGATCATCTTCTGGACAAGATTCATAAGGATGGAAGCTCCGGCCAGCAGGAATCATATGCATTACCGGATTCTCCTTCATAACTACATCCATCCCCTGTAATATGTCACGAGGTATTGAATAGGCTTTCCTAGACAAGTAATCCCGCAACTTGCCAAGCTTGAGCTCATTCACAAGCTTTATAGAAAAGATGTATGTACGGGCCATCACGTCTTCCCCCTCGGACAATTCCACCTTGAATTCTCCTTCAGGTAATCGAACAGCACTAAATATATTCTTTTCACCATCATATGCGGTCATCAACAATGGCAATTGAGGATTATCAGTGAATAGTTTTTTCCGGATACTAGACAATAATGGCTTAGATAGTTTGGCAGGGCGACCATTCTTAGGAGACTCCAGTTGCCTGACATCAACATCATAATGCCTTATGATACTTTCCGGATTGAACTTCACCCGAAAATGATTAACATTAAGCCTGACAGTTGCAAGAGCAGTTCTTCCACCTTTATCCGGTCGCATAATTGGGTTATGTCTATTTTGATTCTCGGAAGATAATGATGTAGAAGCCACCTGCTCTGAAACATTCATCACAACAGAATCTGTAacggaaaaaaagggaaaattatcaAAAGCAAACTAACAACTCATGCCTAAAGCCATACCAGATTTAACTTCATCATCAACACCAACTCATGCCTAAAGTCGTaccaaatttaagattaaatgaaATGATTTATACCTGGGACAGACTGTGGAGGAGGAGGACTAGGAGGCAATGCAGGTATGTTATCTTCAGGCTCCAGTGTTGGGGCAGGAACGGGCCTGAAAGGCCTCCTCCCTCGCCCACGACCATTTCCGCCGCCCCTGCCGCTGGCTGATTCCGCCTCATAACTATAATTCGGTCTCTCCGGTGGAAGCCGAGGAACCCACCCTCCCCTTCTACCACGAGCACCACCAGTCTGACCACCCCTCGCATCGCCGTCCTGATAAGGACCCACTTGAGAGTTAGTTGGGTTCCAATTGGCCCCACTTTGCCCTTGGCCTATGGGCGCCTGATACGGAGGCTGATTATCAGCGCTGCCATCTCTACCtcttcctcttgctcttcctcttcCACCACCATAGTAACGACCTCTTCCGCCAATTCCTCTTTCTCTATAGCCACCACCACCTCTCTCCATTGGACTCGGGAGCACAACTAGGGCAAAAATCGAACTCGGTCTTTACAGAATCAGTAAGCAAGCACCAACAGATtatacaaacaaacaaaaaagaaaattaaattcaaaGTTGACTGTAGTCTAGCTACGGAGGACACGGGAAATGGAGCCGGAATCGTGGGTTTATAATAAAGGGAGAGGGTCGGATAATGAAATTACAGAAATAACCTTACGATGGATTATTGTTTGTAAGCGCGTTTTAGTGTTACAGATAATTGACAATGCTAAATGATTTGATTGGTAAAAAAACATTGATGGAAGGAGCGAAAGTTAGGATAGGAATCTAAAGAAATTCCAGAAACTTCGATGGGTTCGAGGAAGCTGAGGGGGTTTTTCGCTGGAAGTGTGAGGGAGTGGCGGAGGATCTCATGCCGTATTACCTTGATAATCTACGATTAACTCCTCCAACTCCTTTTCGTTTTCACACGCATGGTTTACTTTTccaacttcttttcttttttcacatGTATTGTCTGAATTGTtagtaaaagaaaattaaatagattaatacattattttaaaaatattaaattaaaaagttgtTAAGTTAatggtaataaaattttatttttaaaaaattaaatatccagTTAACTTGTGTTAGACTATTATTATGAATATTATCTGTTTAGAAATATCTAaatatatcatatatctttcCTATTTAggattatattatatataaatatatatttcttatcttgaaatatattttttaagtaaatatattaAGGGATTACTCTATTCTTGTTAATTTGTGACACCAAagcaattaataatattatatacacaaatttagtgagagaaaatattttatgttaaaagttacttttttaaagtttacttaagaattattattggtgtagtggtaaagaatttgtttataaattcattaaatatgaatttaatctgtagacatgttaattttaattcttttattttaaaattatataaatgtataaaaaatacaaaattatcatccaaataataaaaatagtcatttgataaaaatatatattagttatttTCTAATCGAATTGGTTCACAGTTAAGCTGCGACACCAACTTAAcaagaaattttattaataataatataaatcataaaatatatattgatcaAATTTAACACTATATCAAACGTATTAGTATGTTATTTTCTACATGTTATTAGGCTAAAATTAAAACACtaataagaatataaaattttaaaaaaaacaatagatGGTTAAATTCACCAACAATACTTAAACTTTGTTTAAAATTACTTTTCaatcacttaaattttaaaagttacataataGTTATTAACATTATcaagtttttatattttggtcactcgtCCATTACCTTCCATTAAGAAGATGGTGTGAAGCATTAATTTAAATATCAGTTTTGATACTTTGTTAACATtttcttaaaaatgttttaaaaataaaaaaattcttaaaaaataaataaaaatatttaaaaatataaaataattaaaattaatatatataatagaatattataaaaattccaaaataaaacaattattaaaaaaattataaatacattaCTAAACAATACATTCTGGAAAtaagaattttaaataatttatttaatttaaatttattcaaaaacataaaaaaaaattaaagattaaattgaaaatattattacCATTTGCCCGTCGAGTCGTTGAGGCTATAAGGCAACAAGGCCGTCCAGGTTATGATTAATTCTCAAATCTCGAAATATCCATCAGGCTCCCCAAAAAGGAAGTGCCATTTCTTTTTTGGGTAAACTAAGAAATGGGTACCCAACTATGCTGatgttcctatt comes from the Gossypium hirsutum isolate 1008001.06 chromosome A06, Gossypium_hirsutum_v2.1, whole genome shotgun sequence genome and includes:
- the LOC107961816 gene encoding protein argonaute 2 isoform X1, whose protein sequence is MERGGGGYRERGIGGRGRYYGGGRGRARGRGRDGSADNQPPYQAPIGQGQSGANWNPTNSQVGPYQDGDARGGQTGGARGRRGGWVPRLPPERPNYSYEAESASGRGGGNGRGRGRRPFRPVPAPTLEPEDNIPALPPSPPPPQSVPDSVVMNVSEQVASTSLSSENQNRHNPIMRPDKGGRTALATVRLNVNHFRVKFNPESIIRHYDVDVRQLESPKNGRPAKLSKPLLSSIRKKLFTDNPQLPLLMTAYDGEKNIFSAVRLPEGEFKVELSEGEDVMARTYIFSIKLVNELKLGKLRDYLSRKAYSIPRDILQGMDVVMKENPVMHMIPAGRSFHPYESCPEDDLGYGITASRGIQYSLKPTYQGLALCLDYSVLAFRKKMPVLDFLAEHIPGFNVNSFRRFRRLVDHALKNLKVNVTHRRTKQKYVIVGLTRDDTRDVSFPDANDPQVQVRLVDYFREKYDNNIRFLDIPCLDLSRNKRMNYVPMEYCVLAEGQIYPKDDLDREAAFMLKNISLAKPHERQSKICGMVQSKDGPCGGNIIQNFGIEVDTRMTPVEGRVIGPPVLKLAAPTTGKLLKITVDKNTCQWNLVRKAVVVGKAIQCWAVIDFTQADRSKLNCDSFIPKLRNRCRNLGMTMDNPILYEPARMQIFSDGNALLQLLENVTCRVHELGRGNLQFLLCVMSWKDDGYKCLKWISETKIGVVTQCCLSNHANKGQDQYLANLALKINAKLGGSNVELNDRLPHFHGEGHVMFIGADVNHPGSDNKTSPSIAAVVATMNWPQANRYAARVRPQFHRKEQILEFGEMCLELVESYARLNNVKPEKIVLFRDGVSEGQFDMVLNEELMDLKSAFHRINYFPTITLIVAQKRHQTRFFPEGKWDGGPTGNISPGTVVDTKIVHPFEFDFYLCSHYGSLGTSKPTHYHVLWDEHGFSSDQLQELIYNMCFTFARCTKPVSLVPPVYYADLVAYRGRLYYQAMIKRQSPISTLSSSSSMTSSSSMSSAASFHDWFKLHANLENMMFFL
- the LOC107961816 gene encoding protein argonaute 2 isoform X2, which codes for MERGGGGYRERGIGGRGRYYGGGRGRARGRGRDGSADNQPPYQAPIGQGQSGANWNPTNSQVGPYQDGDARGGQTGGARGRRGGWVPRLPPERPNYSYEAESASGRGGGNGRGRGRRPFRPVPAPTLEPEDNIPALPPSPPPPQSVPEQVASTSLSSENQNRHNPIMRPDKGGRTALATVRLNVNHFRVKFNPESIIRHYDVDVRQLESPKNGRPAKLSKPLLSSIRKKLFTDNPQLPLLMTAYDGEKNIFSAVRLPEGEFKVELSEGEDVMARTYIFSIKLVNELKLGKLRDYLSRKAYSIPRDILQGMDVVMKENPVMHMIPAGRSFHPYESCPEDDLGYGITASRGIQYSLKPTYQGLALCLDYSVLAFRKKMPVLDFLAEHIPGFNVNSFRRFRRLVDHALKNLKVNVTHRRTKQKYVIVGLTRDDTRDVSFPDANDPQVQVRLVDYFREKYDNNIRFLDIPCLDLSRNKRMNYVPMEYCVLAEGQIYPKDDLDREAAFMLKNISLAKPHERQSKICGMVQSKDGPCGGNIIQNFGIEVDTRMTPVEGRVIGPPVLKLAAPTTGKLLKITVDKNTCQWNLVRKAVVVGKAIQCWAVIDFTQADRSKLNCDSFIPKLRNRCRNLGMTMDNPILYEPARMQIFSDGNALLQLLENVTCRVHELGRGNLQFLLCVMSWKDDGYKCLKWISETKIGVVTQCCLSNHANKGQDQYLANLALKINAKLGGSNVELNDRLPHFHGEGHVMFIGADVNHPGSDNKTSPSIAAVVATMNWPQANRYAARVRPQFHRKEQILEFGEMCLELVESYARLNNVKPEKIVLFRDGVSEGQFDMVLNEELMDLKSAFHRINYFPTITLIVAQKRHQTRFFPEGKWDGGPTGNISPGTVVDTKIVHPFEFDFYLCSHYGSLGTSKPTHYHVLWDEHGFSSDQLQELIYNMCFTFARCTKPVSLVPPVYYADLVAYRGRLYYQAMIKRQSPISTLSSSSSMTSSSSMSSAASFHDWFKLHANLENMMFFL